Proteins from one Sarcophilus harrisii chromosome 2, mSarHar1.11, whole genome shotgun sequence genomic window:
- the DDX27 gene encoding probable ATP-dependent RNA helicase DDX27 isoform X1, producing the protein MLQDLDLIGTIGEDDEGPPEPESDSGDEEEEEPILLGRKKQALRKNRSVDFNPDFVFTEKEGAYDGSWAMADVMSQLKKKRAATTLDDKIEKIRKKRKNEEKEAKSGKTDDEKEGNEASEKENQDESEEHEEETKDEESESEYSSADEQILTKADTLKVKKTKKQKKGEKETGFFEDASQYDENLTFQDMNLSRPLLKAITAMGFKQPTPIQKACIPVGLLGKDICACAATGTGKTAAFALPVLERLIYKPRQAPITRVLVLVPTRELGIQVHSVTKQLAQFSTVTTCLAVGGLDVKSQEAALRAGPDILIATPGRLIDHLHNCPSFHLSSIEVLILDEADRMLDEYFEEQMKEIIQLCSHHRQTMLFSATMTDEVKDLASVSLKNPVRIFVNSNTDVAPFLRQEFIRIRPNREGDREAIVSALLTRTFTDHVMLFTQTKKQAHRMHILLGLMGLQVGELHGNLSQAQRLEALRRFKDEQIDILVATDVAARGLDIEGVKTVINFTMPNTIKHYVHRVGRTARAGRAGRSVSLVGEEERKMLKEIVKSAKAPVKARILPQDVILKFRDKIEKMEKDVYAVLRLEAEEKEMQHSEAQINTAKRLLEKGNEEPERTWFQNKEERKKEKIAKALQEFDLALRGKKKRKKFIKDSKKKGEMTPEERSQFEILKSQMFAERLAKRNRRAKRARAMPEEEPTSAPGRKQKKVKKSVFDEELTNTSKKALKQYRAGPTFEERKQMGLLHSRKGGNFKSKSRYKRRK; encoded by the exons ATGCTGCAGGATTTGGACTTGATTGGAACTATTGGGGAAGACGATGAGGGACCCCCGGAACCGGAGTCGGACAgcggagatgaggaggaagag GAGCCCATTTTGCTGGGCAGAAAAAAGCAGGCATTGCGGAAGAATCGGAGTGTTGATTTCAATCCAGACTTTGTTTTTACTGAAAAAGAGGGAGCATATGATGGAAGCTGGGCCATGGCTGATGTTATGAGTCAACTCAAAAAGAAG aGAGCAGCCACAACACTAGATGACAAGATTGAGAAAATTCGAAAAAAACGGAAGAATGAG gAAAAAGAAGCCAAATCTGGGAAAACAGatgatgagaaggaaggaaatgaggctTCTGAGAAGGAAAATCAAGATGAGTCCGAAGAACATGAGGAAGAGACAAAAGATgaagaatcagaatcagaatatTCGTCAGCTGATGAACAAATTCTCACCAAAGCAG ATACACTGAAAGTGAAGAAAacgaagaaacagaagaaaggagagaag GAAACAGGTTTTTTTGAAGATGCTTCTCAGTATGATGAAAACCTCACATTCCAGGACATGAATCTATCTCGACCTCTCTTGAAG GCTATCACAGCTATGGGTTTCAAGCAACCTACCCCTATCCAGAAGGCCTGCATTCCTGTGGGACTATTAGGGAAGGACATCTGTGCTTGTGCAGCTACTGGGACAG GTAAAACAGCTGCTTTTGCCCTTCCTGTCTTGGAGCGTCTTATATATAAACCTCGACAAGCTCCCATAACTCGTGTACTTGTGCTAGTTCCCACTCGAGAATTAGGCATTCAAGTACACTCTGTCACCAAACAGTTGGCCCAGTTCAGTACTGTTACCACTTGCCTTGCAGTGG GTGGCTTGGATGTGAAATCTCAGGAGGCAGCTCTTCGGGCTGGACCAGATATCCTCATTGCTACACCAGGCAGACTCATTGACCATCTCCACAACTGCCCTTCCTTCCATTTGAGTAGTATTGAAGTACTCATTTTGGATGAAGCTGACAG GATGCTTGATGAGTATTTTGAGGAACAGATGAAGGAAATCATCCAGCTGTGCTCGCACCACCGCCAGACCATGCTCTTCTCGGCTACTATGACCGATGAG GTGAAAGATCTGGCCTCGGTCTCACTAAAGAATCCTGTCCGGATCTTTGTGAATAGCAACACAGATGTAGCTCCATTCCTTAGGCAGGAATTCATTCGAATTCGACCTAATCGAGAAGGAGACCGGGAAGCCATTGTGTCAG cTCTTTTGACACGAACTTTTACAGACCATGTGATGCTCTTCACCCAGACCAAGAAACAGGCTCATCGTATGCACATTCTTCTAGGGCTTATGGGGCTGCAGGTGGGAGAGTTGCATGGGAATCTCTCTCAGGCACAGCGTCTGGAAGCTCTAAG GCGCTTCAAGGATGAACAGATCGACATCTTGGTGGCCACAGATGTGGCAGCCCGAGGACTAGACATCGAAGGTGTCAAAACA gTCATCAACTTTACAATGCCTAACACCATCAAGCATTATGTGCACCGTGTAGGCCGAACAGCACGTGCTGGCAGGGCCGGACGCTCTGTGTCCCTGGTGGGAGAGGAGGAGCGTAAAATGTTAAAGGAGATAGTGAAATCAGCTAAAGCGCCTGTGAAGGCCAGAATCCTTCCTCAAG atGTAATCTTAAAATTCCGAGACAagattgagaaaatggaaaaagatgtatATGCAGTCCTGAGACTGGAGGctgaggagaaggaaatgcagcACTCAGAAGCTCAG ATAAATACAGCAAAACGACTCCTagaaaaagggaatgaagaaCCAGAACGGACCTGGTTTCAGAacaaagaggagaggaagaaggaaaaaa ttGCAAAGGCCCTACAAGAGTTTGACTTGgctttgagggggaaaaaaaagagaaagaagtttaTAAAGGACTccaagaaaaagggggaaatgacg CCAGAAGAAAGGTCTCAATTTGAGATTCTGAAGTCACAGATGTTTGCTGAGCGATTGGCTAAGAGGAATCGAAGGGCCAAGAGAGCACGAGCCATGCCTGAGGAGGAGCCAACCTCAGCCCCAG GCAGGAAGCAAAAGAAGGTGAAGAAATCTGTGTTTGATGAGGAACTTACCAACACTAGCAAGAAGGCTTTGAAACAGTATCGAGCTGG CCCCACCtttgaagaaaggaaacagatgggATTACTCCACTCAAGGAAAGGAGGAAACTTTAAATCTAAATCCAG GTACAAGAGGAGGAAGTAG
- the DDX27 gene encoding probable ATP-dependent RNA helicase DDX27 isoform X2: MERAATTLDDKIEKIRKKRKNEEKEAKSGKTDDEKEGNEASEKENQDESEEHEEETKDEESESEYSSADEQILTKADTLKVKKTKKQKKGEKETGFFEDASQYDENLTFQDMNLSRPLLKAITAMGFKQPTPIQKACIPVGLLGKDICACAATGTGKTAAFALPVLERLIYKPRQAPITRVLVLVPTRELGIQVHSVTKQLAQFSTVTTCLAVGGLDVKSQEAALRAGPDILIATPGRLIDHLHNCPSFHLSSIEVLILDEADRMLDEYFEEQMKEIIQLCSHHRQTMLFSATMTDEVKDLASVSLKNPVRIFVNSNTDVAPFLRQEFIRIRPNREGDREAIVSALLTRTFTDHVMLFTQTKKQAHRMHILLGLMGLQVGELHGNLSQAQRLEALRRFKDEQIDILVATDVAARGLDIEGVKTVINFTMPNTIKHYVHRVGRTARAGRAGRSVSLVGEEERKMLKEIVKSAKAPVKARILPQDVILKFRDKIEKMEKDVYAVLRLEAEEKEMQHSEAQINTAKRLLEKGNEEPERTWFQNKEERKKEKIAKALQEFDLALRGKKKRKKFIKDSKKKGEMTPEERSQFEILKSQMFAERLAKRNRRAKRARAMPEEEPTSAPGRKQKKVKKSVFDEELTNTSKKALKQYRAGPTFEERKQMGLLHSRKGGNFKSKSRYKRRK, from the exons ATGGAG aGAGCAGCCACAACACTAGATGACAAGATTGAGAAAATTCGAAAAAAACGGAAGAATGAG gAAAAAGAAGCCAAATCTGGGAAAACAGatgatgagaaggaaggaaatgaggctTCTGAGAAGGAAAATCAAGATGAGTCCGAAGAACATGAGGAAGAGACAAAAGATgaagaatcagaatcagaatatTCGTCAGCTGATGAACAAATTCTCACCAAAGCAG ATACACTGAAAGTGAAGAAAacgaagaaacagaagaaaggagagaag GAAACAGGTTTTTTTGAAGATGCTTCTCAGTATGATGAAAACCTCACATTCCAGGACATGAATCTATCTCGACCTCTCTTGAAG GCTATCACAGCTATGGGTTTCAAGCAACCTACCCCTATCCAGAAGGCCTGCATTCCTGTGGGACTATTAGGGAAGGACATCTGTGCTTGTGCAGCTACTGGGACAG GTAAAACAGCTGCTTTTGCCCTTCCTGTCTTGGAGCGTCTTATATATAAACCTCGACAAGCTCCCATAACTCGTGTACTTGTGCTAGTTCCCACTCGAGAATTAGGCATTCAAGTACACTCTGTCACCAAACAGTTGGCCCAGTTCAGTACTGTTACCACTTGCCTTGCAGTGG GTGGCTTGGATGTGAAATCTCAGGAGGCAGCTCTTCGGGCTGGACCAGATATCCTCATTGCTACACCAGGCAGACTCATTGACCATCTCCACAACTGCCCTTCCTTCCATTTGAGTAGTATTGAAGTACTCATTTTGGATGAAGCTGACAG GATGCTTGATGAGTATTTTGAGGAACAGATGAAGGAAATCATCCAGCTGTGCTCGCACCACCGCCAGACCATGCTCTTCTCGGCTACTATGACCGATGAG GTGAAAGATCTGGCCTCGGTCTCACTAAAGAATCCTGTCCGGATCTTTGTGAATAGCAACACAGATGTAGCTCCATTCCTTAGGCAGGAATTCATTCGAATTCGACCTAATCGAGAAGGAGACCGGGAAGCCATTGTGTCAG cTCTTTTGACACGAACTTTTACAGACCATGTGATGCTCTTCACCCAGACCAAGAAACAGGCTCATCGTATGCACATTCTTCTAGGGCTTATGGGGCTGCAGGTGGGAGAGTTGCATGGGAATCTCTCTCAGGCACAGCGTCTGGAAGCTCTAAG GCGCTTCAAGGATGAACAGATCGACATCTTGGTGGCCACAGATGTGGCAGCCCGAGGACTAGACATCGAAGGTGTCAAAACA gTCATCAACTTTACAATGCCTAACACCATCAAGCATTATGTGCACCGTGTAGGCCGAACAGCACGTGCTGGCAGGGCCGGACGCTCTGTGTCCCTGGTGGGAGAGGAGGAGCGTAAAATGTTAAAGGAGATAGTGAAATCAGCTAAAGCGCCTGTGAAGGCCAGAATCCTTCCTCAAG atGTAATCTTAAAATTCCGAGACAagattgagaaaatggaaaaagatgtatATGCAGTCCTGAGACTGGAGGctgaggagaaggaaatgcagcACTCAGAAGCTCAG ATAAATACAGCAAAACGACTCCTagaaaaagggaatgaagaaCCAGAACGGACCTGGTTTCAGAacaaagaggagaggaagaaggaaaaaa ttGCAAAGGCCCTACAAGAGTTTGACTTGgctttgagggggaaaaaaaagagaaagaagtttaTAAAGGACTccaagaaaaagggggaaatgacg CCAGAAGAAAGGTCTCAATTTGAGATTCTGAAGTCACAGATGTTTGCTGAGCGATTGGCTAAGAGGAATCGAAGGGCCAAGAGAGCACGAGCCATGCCTGAGGAGGAGCCAACCTCAGCCCCAG GCAGGAAGCAAAAGAAGGTGAAGAAATCTGTGTTTGATGAGGAACTTACCAACACTAGCAAGAAGGCTTTGAAACAGTATCGAGCTGG CCCCACCtttgaagaaaggaaacagatgggATTACTCCACTCAAGGAAAGGAGGAAACTTTAAATCTAAATCCAG GTACAAGAGGAGGAAGTAG
- the ZNFX1 gene encoding NFX1-type zinc finger-containing protein 1 — MDGRRPGPDPPPRHSNVNHRGHIDGELPQRTRNWTNNPPVNVPRGRTDLPRRDTRANNNTVPRWQREERFSGMGRNPHQGRRFQGGQADDEARGQRNGQEHEARRRNGNQDGRDRRHAENVHFRKDAMKWRNPHQKAGESSQQAKRIGFGFLESLLQKDPSEVVITLAANSGFKDLLDHTFMKPGLLQLICQVLKKACSSRMDRQSILHLLGILKNSSFLKVCLPSYVAGMITESVPAIRHQYPEHINNILSLLQDLVSVFPASSVQETSMLMSILPASLNALRASGIDIGEETEKNLEKVQTIIEHLQEKRREGTLKVDTYTLVKPQTAEHEDNYRTMTIYPTYNEVHLDEKPFLRPNIISGRYESTSIYLDTHFRLLREDFVRPLREGILELLQSFEDQGLRKKKFNDIRIYFDTRIITPLCASSGIVYKVQFDTKPLKFVRWQNSKRLLYGSLVCMSKDNFETFLFATVSNRDHEDLYHGIVQLCFNEQSQQLLEVQPSDSFLMVETTAYFEAYRHVLEGLQEIQEEDVPFQKNIVECESYVREPSYLLRGGRYDFTPLIDNCLASEMGKLSLRNIPDYRRPRVNVLDLSQWPSKEALKLDESQMAALQFALTKELAIIQGPPGTGKTYVGLKIVQALLTNEQVWQINTRKFPILVVCYTNHALDQFLEGIYKCHKTSIVRVGGRSNSEVLKQFTLRELRNKREFRRNLPVHLRRAYMSIMTEMKQSEQEIHKGAHHLECTTKGVVHERHLQKYIAPQHWNSLMNGPDVEWLYSRKGWKQSMILEWLGLGFTAFTQSVSSPPIEEPENAARQEGGGEEEEGEEEEALIEISEEADLIQADRVIEEEEVVRPRQRKKVDNGAVQELAKILLAMRLDNCGQVAPEQEQATGEWETQRSHKKKMKKKVKVELRKLNAMTETEAKEIEDVWQLDLNKRWQLYRMWLQMYQGDIRRKILNHERLYQASAERMVELKLQEDLCILKDAQIVGMTTTGAAKYRQILQKVEPRIVIVEEAAEVLEAHTIATLSKACQHLILIGDHQQLRPSANVYDLAKNFNLEVSLFERLVNVNLPFIRLNYQHRMRPEIARLLTPHIYQDLENHPSVLKYEKIKGVSSNLFFVEHDFPEQEILEGKSHQNQHEARFVVELCKYFLCQEYLPSQITILTTYTGQLFCLRKLMPAKTFAGVKVHVVDKYQGEENDIILLSLVRSNKEEKVGFLKIKNRICVALSRAKKGMYCIGNMGMLAKVPLWSKILHTLRENGQIGSALMLCCQNHPDTHTLVSKATDFHQVPEGGCSLPCEFRLSCGHVCTRACHPYDSNHKEFQCMKPCQKILCDDGHRCPSVCFQPCGLCQVKVPKTILRCGHQQMVPCSMPESEFCCQEPCPKFLECGHKCSHSCGEECVRLCSEMVTVNLKCGHSQQVKCGNVEDLQYGLTVKCTTKCNTILDCGHLCPGSCHDCYEGRFHERCQRPCKLLLICSHKCQEPCIGECPPCQRICQNRCVHSQCKKKCGELCSPCVEPCTWHCQHYQCTKLCCEPCDRPPCYVPCTKLLACNHPCIGLCGEPCPKKCRVCHQDEVTQIFFGFEDEPDARFVQLEDCNHIFEVQALDRYMYEQRDEEVAIKLKVCPVCQVPIRKNLRYGTSIKRRLEEIERIKEKIQGSAGEITTRQEELQVLLETKTTIQRLLPEDFLMLKEKLSQSDLSVKALGLAENQISFYERLASIRESLSKIEVSERAGVRIRLEQVHKWLAKERLSFTSQELEDLQSEVQRITYLVNLLVRCKMAGGKMSSSVVEEVATLREILEGTFKFSKSNEELVVNKMKALDAVLPCCGLGISDQERVQIVNALGYPRGHWFKCPNGHIYVIGNCGGAMQRRKCPDCDAVIGGENHTLESNNQLASEMDGAQHAAWSETANNLLNFEDIRRLI, encoded by the exons ATGGATGGCAGGAGACCTGGCCCAGACCCCCCACCAAGGCATTCTAATGTGAACCACAGAG gCCACATAGATGGAGAACTTccacaaagaactagaaattggaCAAATAACCCGCCAGTTAATGTTCCAAGAGGAAGAACAGATCTTCCCAGAAGAGATACTAGAGCAAACAACAACACTGTTCCTCGATGGCAAAGAGAAGAAAGGTTTAGTGGCATGGGGAGGAATCCCCATCAGGGAAGAAGATTCCAGGGTGGACAGGCTGATGATGAAGCTAGAGGACAAAGAAATGGTCAAGAGCATGAAGCCAGAAGAAGAAATGGGAATCAAGATGGGAGAGACCGAAGGCATGCTGAAAATGTCCATTTTCGGAAAGATGCCATGAAATGGCGGAATCCACATCAGAAAGCTGGGGAATCATCTCAGCAAGCTAAGAGAATTGGCTTTGGATTCCTAGAAAGTCTCCTTCAGAAAGATCCCTCAGAGGTTGTCATCACCCTTGCTGCTAACTCTGGATTTAAGGATCTTTTAGATCATACATTCATGAAACCTGGCTTACTTCAGCTCATCTGCCAAGTACTTAAAAAGGCATGTAGCTCTAGAATGGATCGACAGAGTATTCTGCACCTCTTGGGCATTCTGAAGAATTCCAGTTTCCTCAAAGTGTGCCTGCCCAGTTATGTGGCAGGAATGATAACTGAGTCTGTTCCTGCCATTCGACATCAGTACCCAGAGCATATTAATAACATACTCTCACTTCTCCAAGACTTGGTAAGTGTGTTCCCAGCCAGTTCTGTACAAGAAACCTCCATGTTGATGTCCATTTTGCCTGCTTCTCTCAATGCTTTGAGAGCTTCCGGCATTGATAttggagaagagacagaaaaaaaccttgaaaaggTTCAGACCATCATTGAACACTTGCAGGAGAAGAGACGGGAGGGAACTCTAAAGGTTGACACCTATACTCTGGTGAAACCTCAAACTGCAGAGCATGAAGATAACTATAGAACAATGACTATTTACCCTACATACAATGAGGTACACCTGGATGAAAAGCCCTTTCTTCGCCCAAACATTATTTCAGGGAGATATGAGAGCACTAGCATCTATCTGGATACTCACTTTCGACTCCTACGAGAAGATTTTGTTAGACCCCTAAGAGAAGGGATTTTGGAACTGCTTCAGAGCTTTGAAGATCAGGgtttgaggaagaagaaattcaaCGACATCCGAATCTACTTTGACACACGGATTATCACACCTCTTTGTGCATCATCTGGTATTGTATACAAGGTACAGTTTGATACAAAGCCATTAAAGTTTGTGCGTTGGCAGAATTCCAAACGTCTGCTCTATGGTTCTTTGGTCTGCATGTCCAAGGATAATTTTGAGACATTTCTTTTTGCAACTGTATCTAACCGCGACCATGAAGACCTTTACCATGGAATTGTACAGCTTTGCTTTAATGAACAGAGTCAACAGCTATTAGAAGTTCAGCCCTCAGATTCCTTCCTCATGGTGGAAACAACTGCATACTTTGAAGCTTACAGACATGTGCTAGAAGGGCTACAGGAGATTCAGGAGGAAGATGTTCCTTTTCAGAAGAACATTGTTGAGTGTGAATCATACGTGAGAGAGCCTAGTTACCTATTAAGGGGTGGCAGATACGATTTCACACCCCTAATAGATAATTGCTTAGCCAGTGAAATGGGGAAACTATCACTAAGAAACATTCCAGACTACAGAAGACCAAGAGTTAATGTTTTAGACCTTAGCCAATGGCCCTCAAAGGAAGCCCTGAAATTAGATGAATCACAAATGGCAGCTTTGCAATTTGCTCTTACTAAGGAATTGGCCATTATTCAGGGACCTCCAGGGACAG GGAAAACCTATGTGGGTCTGAAAATTGTCCAAGCTCTTCTGACTAATGAGCAGGTATGGCAGATTAACACACGGAAGTTCCCTATCCTTGTTGTGTGCTATACCAATCATGCCCTGGACCAATTTCTGGAAG GAATATACAAATGTCATAAGACCAGCATTGTTCGAGTAGGTGGAAGGAGCAATAGTGAAGTCTTGAAACAATTCACACTAAGAGAACTGAGAAACAAACGAGAATTCCGACGGAATCTCCCTGTACATCTCCGGAGGGCCTACATGAGT ATCATGACAGAAATGAAACAGTCAGAGCAGGAAATCCACAAAGGAGCCCATCATTTGGAGTGTACCACTAAAGGAGTTGTACATGAACGACATCTGCAGAAATACATTGCCCCCCAACATTGGAACAGTTTGATGAATGGACCG GATGTTGAATGGCTTTATTCAAGGAAGGGTTGGAAGCAATCAATGATCCTGGAGTGGTTGGGCCTGGGTTTTACTGCCTTTACCCAAAGTGTGTCTTCACCCCCCATTGAAGAGCCTGAGAATGCAG CTCGGCAAGAAGGGggaggtgaagaggaagaaggtgaggaggaagaagcaCTAATTGAGATCTCAGAAGAGGCTGACTTGATCCAAGCAGATCGTGTGATTGAGGAAGAGGAGGTTGTAAGGCCTCGACAGAGGAAAAAAGTAGATAATGGAGCTGTTCAAGAACTGGCTAAAATTCTGTTGGCTATGAGATTGGATAATTGTGGCCAAGTAGCACCTGAGCAGGAACAGGCAACAGGAGAATGGGAG ACTCAACGTAGTcataaaaagaagatgaagaagaaagtgaAGGTAGAGCTACGAAAGTTGAATGCAATGACTGAAACCGAAGCTAAGGAAATAGAGGATGTGTGGCAACTGGACCTGAATAAACGATGGCAGCTCTATAG AATGTGGTTACAGATGTACCAAGGAGATATTCGCAGAAAGATCCTGAACCATGAACGACTGTACCAGGCCTCAGCAGAAAGAATGGTAGAACTGAAGCTGCAGGAAGATCTCTGCATCCTCAAAGATGCCCAAATTGTAGGAATGACCACCACAG GTGCTGCCAAGTACCGCCAGATACTACAAAAGGTAGAACCTCGAATTGTCATAGTAGAAGAAGCAGCAGAGGTACTAGAGGCCCACACCATTGCCACACTGAGCAAAGCTTGCCAGCATCTCATCCTCATTGGGGATCACCAGCAG TTGCGTCCCAGTGCCAATGTATATGACCTGGCAAAGAACTTCAATCTAGAGGTCTCACTTTTTGAGCGGCTAGTAAATGTCAACCTTCCCTTTATCCGTCTGAATTACCAG caccGCATGCGCCCTGAAATTGCACGGCTTCTAACACCCCACATTTACCAAGATCTGGAGAATCATCCTTCTGTTCTCAAGTATGAAAAAATTAAG gGGGTCTCTTCTAACCTCTTTTTCGTAGAGCATGACTTTCCTGAACAAGAGATCTTGGAAGGGAAGAGCCACCAAAATCAGCATGAGGCTCGCTTTGTGGTAGAACTGTGCAAATACTTCCTATGTCAGGAATATCTGCCATCTCAGATCACTATCCTTACAACCTACACGGGACAGCTCTTCTGCCTCCGCAAACTCATGCCAGCCAAGACATTTGCAGGTGTGAAAGTCCATGTTGTGGATAAATACCAAGGAGAAGAGAATGACATCATTCTGCTCTCTCTTGTGCGGAGCaacaaagaagagaaagttgGGTTCCTCAAGATCAAAAACCGAATCTGTGTAGCTCTGTCCAGAGCCAAAAAGGGAATGTACTGCATTGGCAATATGGGGATGCTAGCCAAAGTTCCCCTGTGGAGCAAGATCCTTCACACTCTGCGAGAAAATGGTCAGATTGGCAGTGCATTAATGTTATGCTGTCAGAACCACCCTGATACACACACATTGGTATCCAAAGCCACTGACTTTCACCAGGTGCCAGAAGGAGGTTGCAGTCTCCCCTGTGAATTTCGCCTGAGTTGTGGACATGTCTGTACCAGAGCCTGCCATCCCTATGATTCTAATCACAAAGAGTTCCAATGTATGAAGCCCTGTCAGAAGATCCTCTGTGATGATGGACACCGATGTCCATCAGTTTGCTTCCAGCCTTGTGGTCTTTGCCAAGTGAAGGTCCCTAAAACAATTCTGCGTTGTGGACACCAGCAAATGGTTCCATGTTCCATGCCAGAGTCAGAATTCTGCTGCCAGGAGCCTTGTCCTAAGTTCCTGGAATGTGGGCACAAATGCAGCCACTCCTGTGGGGAAGAATGTGTTCGTCTTTGTTCTGAGATGGTCACTGTCAATCTCAAGTGTGGACATAGCCAACAGGTGAAATGCGGCAACGTGGAAGATCTTCAATACGGCTTAACTGTCAAGTGTACCACCAAGTGTAACACAATCTTAGACTGTGGGCACCTTTGCCCGGGCTCTTGCCACGACTGCTATGAAGGACGATTTCACGAACGTTGCCAGCGTCCCTGCAAGCTCTTACTCATCTGCTCACATAAATGCCAAGAGCCTTGCATTGGTGAGTGTCCACCTTGTCAAAGGATCTGCCAGAATCGCTGTGTTCACAGCCAGTGTAAAAAGAAGTGTGGCGAGCTGTGCAGCCCATGTGTGGAACCTTGTACTTGGCACTGCCAGCACTACCAGTGTACCAAACTTTGCTGTGAGCCATGTGATCGGCCTCCATGCTATGTGCCTTGTACCAAATTGTTGGCTTGTAACCATCCCTGTATTGGCCTGTGTGGGGAACCGTGCCCCAAGAAGTGCCGCGTGTGTCATCAAGATGAAGTTACACAGATCTTTTTTGGCTTTGAGGATGAACCAGATGCCCGCTTTGTACAACTGGAAGATTGTAATCATATCTTTGAGGTGCAAGCTCTTGACCGCTACATGTATGAACAAAGAGATGAAGAAGTGGCCATCAAGTTGAAAGTCTGTCCTGTGTGTCAGGTTCCCATCCGCAAGAACCTTAGGTATGGTACTAGCATAAAAAGGCGTCTGGAAGAGATCGAGAGAATTAAGGAGAAGATACAAGGCTCAGCTGGTGAAATTACTACCAGGCAGGAAGAACTACAGGTCCTTCTAGAAACAAAGACCACTATCCAACGGTTACTCCCTGAGGATTTTCTGATGCTAAAAGAAAAGCTCTCTCAGTCTGATCTGTCTGTGAAAGCCTTGGGTCTAGCTGAAAATCAGATCAGCTTCTATGAGCGCTTGGCCAGTATACGGGAATCACTGAGCAAGATAGAAGTCAGTGAGAGGGCTGGGGTAAGGATTCGGCTGGAACAAGTCCATAAATGGCTAGCAAAGGAGCGTTTGAGTTTTACCAGCCAGGAACTGGAAGACCTCCAAAGTGAAGTACAGAGGATAACATACTTGGTTAACCTCCTGGTCCGCTGCAAGATGGCAGGAGGAAAAATGAGCAGTTCAGTAGTAGAAGAGGTAGCTACCCTTCGAGAGATCCTAGAGGGCACTTTTAAATTCAGTAAAAGCAATGAGGAACTGGTGGTAAACAAAATGAAAGCTCTGGATGCTGTCCTTCCTTGCTGTGGCTTGGGCATCTCAGACCAAGAACGGgtacaaatagtaaatgctttggGCTATCCCCGAGGTCACTGGTTCAAATGCCCCAATGGCCACATCTATGTGATTGGCAATTGTGGGGGAGCAATGCAGAGGCGTAAATGTCCTGATTGTGATGCAGTAATTGGTGGTGAAAACCATACTTTGGAAAGTAACAACCAACTGGCTTCAGAGATGGATGGTGCCCAACATGCAGCTTGGTCTGAAACAGCCAACAACCTGTTGAACTTTGAGGATATCCGCAGGTTGATCTAG